CTGTACAGGGTGGAACTCGACTCCGGCGAGACCGTCGAGGCGATGCACAACCACTCGGATCGGCTCTCGCTCGACACGCCGGTCACCGTCGAACTCGCCGCCGCCCACGAGCTCGCGTGGTTCCCCGCCGAGGAGTGACTGACCCTCACCGCGGTTCGCGGTCGGTGTGCTGGCCCCAGAACCCCGGATACTTCCGAACGGTCACGTCGCCCTCGACGCGCACCTGACAGGAGAGTCTGAGCCCCGATTCGGTGTCGTGCGGTGGGAACGAGAGCCGGCGCGCTTCCCCACCGGCTCGGTCGCTCACTGCCCCCTCCACCTCAACCGCACAGGTGCCACAGGTCGCCATCCCGTGGCAGTTCAGGTACCGTGTCCGACCGTTATGCGGCGAGGCCCCCGACCCGATCAGCACGTCCCGGAGGACCGCTCCCTCCGCACACTCGACCTCTCGCCCCTCGAACGTCACCGTCGGCATACTCGATACTGGTCCGCCCGACGGATAACTCGGTCGACGGGTGCTCGTCGCCCGGGCTACACGGCCTCGAGCAGTCGGCGGAGGAAGCCGTCTACGTGTGAGCGCTCGTCGTCGCTCTCGAGCCAGCGCGCCACGGCGACGAGCTCGTGCTCCGGGTCGATCCAGAGGACGTTCCGGCCGTAGCCGAGCGCGGCGTAGCTCGATTCGGGAACACTTTCCCATCTGTTCTGGGTGTTCAGCCAGACCAGTCCCCCGTATCCGGATTCGATCGGACACGGCTCGGTCATCCAGTCGATGTAGGAAGGAGAAAGCAGTCGGTTCCCGTCCCACTCGCCGCGGTCGAGGAGGAGCTGGCCTACCCGCGCGAGGTCTCGGGCGGCGATCCAGAGGCCGCCGCCCCAGTGACCGCCGCCGGAGACCGACCTCATCCGGGTGCCGTTCACCATGACGTGGGAGTTGTAGTAACCATGCCACTCCCACCGGGTCGCGCCGATCGGGTCCATGAGTTCGTGGGCGAGCACGCGCGGGAGCGGCTTCTCCCAGAGGCGAAGCAAGGAGAGCGCGAGGCGGTTGATCCGGACGTCGTTGTACTCCCAGTACGTACCCGGTTCCCGGAGCGAGCGCTCGCCGCGGTCGCCGAGCTCGTCGGCCTCGCGGCCGACCGGACGGTTCCGGTCGACCGAATCGGGCCGGTCGAAGAGCGTTCCCTCCCACTCGCTCGTCCCGTGGAGCAGGTGCTCCCAGGTGATCGTCCGGTTCTGCTCGGTGTCGAACCCGCCGTCGTCGACGTACTCGGACACCGGATCGGAGAGCTCCTCAATCAGGCCACGGTCCCACGCGAGTCCGGCGAGCAGCGAGAGGAAGGTCTTCGCGACGCTGAACGTGTGATCGACCCGTCGAGTGTCGCCCCACTCCACGACGGGCGTTCCCCGAAAGAGCACGACGCCGGCGGGCCCGCCGCGTCGGTCGGGCATCGCCCCGAGCGCCCCGCCGAGGGGGCCGTCGCCCTCCCAGGGGTGGGTGTTCGAGAAGTCGTAGGCGACCTGTTCGGGTGGCGTCTCGTGGGCTTTCGCGTAGGCCACCGCCTCCGCGAGCGCCTCGGGGTCGAGGCCGACCGACTCCGGGTCCGGTACCGTCCAGTCGGTGCCGCTCTCGTCGGATTCGAGCATAGGGGACGGGGGGAGGCGACGGTGATGAAAGCGCGGGTCCCGGAAAGCCCGGCGAGCGGTGGAAAACGTTAACGGGGGTCCGACACACCCATCGGGTATGGCCGCTCTCGGTCGGGTCGATCGGCGCCTCGGGTACGACGAACGAACAGAATTGCTTGTGATATGACTGGTCTCGACGACGTGCCGGACGACCTGCTCCGATCCGCGCTCTCTCGGACGAAGGAGGCGAAGGCGGCCAAGCGGCTGATGATCGCGCTCGCGGTCAAGGACGGCGAGTCGGTGTCGACGCTGAGCCGACGCTACGGCATCCCGCAGTCGACGATCTACTACTGGCTCTCGCGGTTCGAGGACCGGTCGTTCACGGAGGCGCTCGCGGACGAACCGCGGCCCGGCCGACCGAGAAAGCTCGAGGACGACGAGCGGGCACGGCTCGCGGCGGATCTAGAGTCGTCACCGACGGAGTTCGGATACGAGGCCGCGGAGTGGTCGCCGGCACTCGTCCGCGATCACGTCGAGGAAGGCTACGGCGTCGAGTACTCGCTGGGACACGTCAGGCGGATCCTGAGGGAGGGACTAGAATAACATAATTTATTCTATTCGTATATCAGCACGAAGCCTCCTCCGCGAGACGGACTCGGACAGCCGCCCGTCCGGGCCGGGTTTGACGTCACCGGATTCGAGAGAATATCGGAACAGCCGCCCCTAGTACGCGCATGCGTACTGGTAAAACATCGGCGCGAACGCGTCTACCGAGTCGTCGGCCGTCCCCGTCAGAGTGATCCGGTTCCGGGACGTACGGGATTCGATGGATACAGCGCGCGCCGAGTTCACGGTTCCGGGCATCGAATCGGACGAGGACGCCGAGCGCCTCCGCGAGGGCTTGCGGGAGGTCGAGGGGGTCTTGAGCGTCGAAATCGATCGAGAGAGCGGCGAGACGACCGTCGACTACGACGCGTGGCGGTGGCCACCGGCCGAGGGGCGGGACGCCGGTGCCGACCAGAGCTAGGGGCGCTCGGGTGACCGATCGTCCAGAGCAGCGCGTTCTCAGTCCGCCGGGAGTCGAGGCGGGTGACGGACGACCAGCGCATCCGATCCGACCACGCTCGAGAATGACGTCTCCGTCGGTCCCCTCGACCTCGTCGAACGGAGGTGTCCCGTCCGTTCGGCGGGACCGTTTCGACGTATGGTCCCGCCGGTTCACGGCGGCAGCTGTGTGACGATGTATGGGACGTGTTCATCGAAGTACCCGACGAGCGTCGTGATCCGCTCGGAGAACTCGAGAGTCCGACGTCCATGACTCGCCGAAGCGTTTCACTATGATCGAACGGAAGTTACAATCGTACTGGTGTAATCGGTGGTGTCGTTCCACTGGGTTATTTAGACCGACTTCAGGACACGTGCCGGGTGTTGACGTTCTGTACCCCAACGACCGGTGATGGACGGTTTACTTCAGGTCGCATTCCATTCGGTATCACTGAACGCAACTGTGGGGCTTCCTGCTGTCACCAGTCGTGATCCAATGTCAGCGGGCGGCGGGACCGTTACCCGTCCGTTCGGATAGTCGTCCGTTCGGATAGCGAGCGAAGTCGAGCCCGACAGTGGTTCTCGCGTTCGGTGTCGCGTCGCCCCCGATGATCGGGTGTGATCACTGCCGACGAGCACGTTTGCGAAGGGTCACCGCGACGTGCTGGCGTTCAGCTATTACGAACCCGTCCCTGACTCCCCGGTCGACCGAGCGCCGTACACGATCCGCGCTACCGAGCGGATCGGTAGATCTCGATCACGTCCTCGCGGTCGAGCGAGCGCGGGTTCCGATCGATGTTGTGGCGGGAGTACTCGAACGCGACGTCGGTGAACCGTTCGACGGTCTCTCGATCGATCTCGCCGAGGTGGCCGATCGACGTCGGGATTCCGACGTCCTCGGTCAGCGAGAAGACCGCGTCGACGCCCGCCTCGGCCCGCTCCCGGGTCGAACCGGTCGCCTCGGGTACGAGGAGGTCGCCGACCTCCGCGTAGCGCTCGGGTTCGGCGGGGACGTTGTACGCCATCACGTGGGGCAGCAACATCGCGTTCGCCTCGCCGTGGCCGACGCCGTACTCGATCCCGATCGGGTAGGTCAGCGCGTGGACCGCGCCGAGCCCGGAGTTGACGAATGCCTGGCCGGCGATCGTCGACGCGAGCAGCATCTCGTAGCGCGCCCGGTCGTTGTGTTCGCCCTGATGGACCGCCTCCCCGAGGTTCGCGCCGATGCGCTCGATCGCGTTCCGGGCCAGCACGTCGGTGTAGGGGGTCCGGAGGACGCTCGTGTAGCTCTCGATCGCGTGCGTGAGCGCGTCGAGCCCGGTCGCGGCCGCGACCCGTTTCGGGAGGCTCGCGGTGAGCGCCGGGTCGACGGCGACGACGTCCGCGAAGAGGTGGTCGTCGTAGACGACCCGCTTCATGCCGTCGTCGTCGGAGAAGACGCCGATGTGCGTCACCTCGCTTCCCGTCCCGGCGGTCGTGGGAACCAGCCCGAGTGGGAGTCCCGGCCCGGGCACGTTCCCCATGCCGAGGGTGTCGGCTGGCTCGACGTCGTGTTCGGCGACGATTGACGCGAGCTTCGCGGTGTCGAGCGCGCTCCCGCCGCCGACGCCGACGACGAACTCGTAGCTCCCCTCCCGGAGCCGCTCCACCCCGTCGGCGACCATCGACAGCTTCGGTTCCGGTTTCACGCCCTCGAACAGGTCGACGGAGACGCCGGCACCCTCGAGCGCGTCGACGACCGGGTCGATCACCCCCGCGGCGACGATGTCGGCGTCGGTGACGACCAGCGCGGACTTCAGCCCGTGCTCCTCGGCGTACGCCCCTATCTCCGACACCGTCCCGAACCCGTAGCTGACGCGGTTCGGGCTCCTGATCGAGTACGGCTCGGTGAGCGACGTGAGTCCGTCAGACATGACGGCGAGACGGAGACGGCACACAATACGCTTTCGGTGGGTCCGATCAGTCGTCGCCGACGGACTCCCACAGCCCCGTCATGTAGCCGACGGCGAACAGCCGTCCGAGCGTCTCGTAGCCGGGGTTCTCGTTCTCCTCGGTCGCCATCGTCGGCACGTGGTCCGGACGCATCGGCCCCTCGAATCCCACGTCGCGGTAGGCGCGCATCGCCTCGAGCATGTCGGTCGGGCCGTCGTCGTGCCAGGTCTCGACGAACCCCTCGGCCGTCCCCTCGACGTCCCTGAAGTGGACGAAGTTGATCGCGTCGCCGAAGTGGCGGATCGCCCCGGGGACGTCGACGCCCATCGCCGCGAAGTTCCCCTGACAGAACGTGATGCCGTTGTGCTCGCTCGGATAGAGCTCGAGGACGCGGTCGTACGCTTCGACGCTCCGGACGATCCGACCGACGCCGCGGACCTCGGGAAGCGGCGGGTCGTCCGGGTGGAGCCCCAGTTTCACGTCCGCTTCCTCGGCGACGGGGACGACCCGTTCGAGGAAGTACTCGAGGCTCTCCCAGAGCGTCTCCTCCGACACGGGGGCGATCGGGTCGGCCGGACCGGCCTGCATCTGTTCGTGGTCGTAGCCGGTCGTCAGCGAGTCGCCCCGGGAACGGATGTCGACGGAGGTCCGCGCCCAGCGGAGTCCGGCCATCCAGTCGTAACAGACGACCGGGACCCCGAGCGAGCCGACGTCCCGGAGGAACTGTTGAAACTCCTCGATCTCCTCGTCGCGTCCCTCCCGTCCGAGCCGTGTCGTGTCGGTGATCGGGACGCTCCCCTCGATCACCGCGATCTCGAGGCCGGCGTTCCGGAAGCTGTTTCGCATCCGCAACAGCGAGTCGTAGTCCCAGAACCGTCGGCCGTCGCCGATCTCGAGCGTGTGGACGACCGCGTCCGTGACGCCGATCTGCTTCGCGAGCGTCCACCGCTCGTCCGGCGATGCTGGGAGTATTAGTGCTGGCTTCATCGTGAGCGAGCGGGACGACGCGACACCCGGTGATAAAAGTTGACGACCGACTCGCGTGAGCCCTCTACCACCGGAGGGCGGGTCTCGGCCCACGAGCGGTTAAGTCACTGACTCGCGTGGGGACGAGTACGACCCGACCCATGCCACGGATCACCGACGTTCGAACGGGACTGTACCGGCTACCGAACGAGACGGCGCTCGAGGACGCGACCCAGTCGTTCGACGGGCTCGAGCTGATCACCGTGCGGCTGGAGGACGAGACCGGGGCACACGGAACCGGGTTCACCTACACGATCGGGAGCGGGGGAAGGACGATCCGGACGTTCCTCGGCGACGTCTGTACGCCGATCGTCCTCGAGGGATCCGCCGCTCCGCGGGCGTTGAGAGGGAGGCTCGCCGCGAACACGACGTTCGTCGGTCGGGAGGGGATCTCCGAGCTCGCACTCTCCGCGATCGACGTGGCGGCGTGGGACCTCCTCGGGAACCGGCTGGGGGCGCCGCTCTACGAGCTACTGGGCGGGGAGCGGCGAGAGGTGCCGGTCTACGAGACCGACGGCGGGTGGCTCCACTTCGACGTGGAGACCCTCGTTCGGAACGCCGAGGAGGCGGTCGAGGAGGGATTTTCCGGCTTCAAGATGAAGGTGGGGAGGGGCCACGGCGAAGACGAAGAACGCGTCCGCGCCGTGAACGAGGTCCTCCCCGACGGTGTCGACCTCCTGATCGACGCCAACTGTTCGTACCGCGTCGACGGCGCACGCAGGCTTGCCCGCCGCCTGGCGGACGTCGACCTCGGGTGGTTCGAGGAGCCGCTCGAGAAGGGCGACTACGCGGCGTACGCCGACCTCAGACGACACGTCGACGTCCCGATCGCAACCGGCGAGAACCTCTACAACGTGACCCAGTTCAAGGGGGTCGTCGAGCGCGGGGGGGCCGACGTGCTACAGCCCGACGTCGCCCGCGTCGGGGGGGTCACGCCGTGGCTGGCCGTCGCGGAGGTCGCCGAGGCGTGGGGGCTCTCGCTCTCGCCGCACTACGTCGAACCGGTCCACGTCCACCTCGCGGTCAGTTCCGGGAACGTCCCCTACGTCGAGCACCACTCGACGGTCCTCGACGAGGTCGTTCGGAACCCGTTGACCGTACGCGACGGCACGTTCGAACCACCGGCGGAGCCGGGTCACGGTATCGAGTTCGACGGCCTCGATGCGTACGCGATCCAGCGCTAGTCCGCGCGTCGAGAGGACCGCGGCCCGACGCCGGACGGGGACGACCGGACGTTCCGGTGACCGCGAAAAGTGACCGACAGCGGAGGGATCGGTACAGCTATAACACCTGATTCCATCCACGGACGTGCATGACAACTCCACACAGGCCTGATCGGCGGAGATTCCTCAGGGGTGCGTCGGTGGTCGGTATCGCCGGGCTCGTCGGCTGTATCGGCGACGACGATGAGGACGATCCCGCCGACGATACCGACGACGCCGAACCGGTCGACGACGCTGACGACCCGGACGACGACGCCGACGACACCGACGACGCTGCCGAGGACCTCGACGACGTGAGCATGGAGATCGGCAGCACGTTCGAGCCGGGACACATCACCGTCGAGTGCGCGGAGATGTTCGCCGAGCGGATGGACGAGGAGTCCGACGGTCGCTTCGACGTCACGGTCACACCCGGCGGCGCGTACGGGGCCGAGGACGAGATCGCGGAGCTGGTCGCCGGCGGGACCTTGGAAGGACTCACGGGCGGGATGCTCCCGTACATGATGTACGCGGAGGAGAACTACCCGCTCGTGTCCCCGTTCCTGGCCGAGGACTGGGACCATCACCAGCGTATCGTCGAGAGCGACATCATTCAGGAGGGTGCGATCCCACAACTGATCGAGGAGGGCAACCAGCGGGTACTCGGCCAGGAGGTCTACCGTGGCGTTCGTCACTTCACCTCCAACGAGCCAATCTACGAGCCCGCGGACGTCGCCGGCCTCGACCTTCGACTCCCGGAGATCGACGCGTGGGTCGAGGTCTGGACGGAGATCGGGGCCAGCCCGACACCGGTCGCGCTCGACGAGATGTACAGCGCCGTCCAGACGGGGGTCGTCGACTCGACCGAGGGCGACGTCGAACAGATCTCCGCGTTCAACCTCGACGAGGTTCAGGACTACCTCACCCTGACCGGCCACAGGGTCGAGACGGGGATCCTCAGCTTCAACGAGGACTTCTACCAGGGGCTCGACGAGACCTACCAGGAGATGATGGAGGAGGTCGCCTGGGAGGTCACCGAGGAGGCCGCACAGATCGCGGTCGACCGCGAGGACGACCTGGTCGACGAGCTCGGCGAGGAGATGGAGATCATCGACGAGCCCGACCTCGATCGCGACGCGTTCTTCGACGAGGCCGAGCCCGCCCTCGAACGGCTCTTCGAGGAACGCTTCGAGGCCGACCTCGAAGAGGTCCGCGCGCTGTAACTCTCGTACCCGTTCCACCATGGAGATCGACCAATCGTTGGACGTGAAGACCGACACCCGCTTCGACCGGGCGGTCCTGTACACGGCGATGTTCTTCTTCTCGATGACGATCGTGCTGGTGTCGGTCCAGGTCTCGCTCCGATACCTGCCGATCCAGATCGGGATCGGCCACTGGACGGAGCCGCTCTCGCGGTACATGCTCATCGTGGGGACGTTCTTCGGAGCGGCCGTCGCCGCGAGGAACCGCGAACACATCAGCATGTACTTCATGCTCGAGCGGGTCGAGGCCAGGGCACCACGGCTCCACGCCGTGCTCCAGCTCGTCGTGAGCGTCGTCGTCATCGGCTTCCTCGCGATCGCCGTCGCAGCCGGGATCACCACGGCGACGAGGAACTGGGGGAACTACTTCGGCGGGGTCTACATCGTGACGATGGGCCAGATGATGGCGCTCATCTCGACGGGTCTACTACTCTACCTGCTCTACTCGCTCGTCGAGTTCAGAGACCGCATCCGAACGGCGCACGAACGGCTGGTTCGCGGCGAATCGCCGCGGACCGTAGGGGAGGCGTCCTCGGAGGAGGGGTCGGGTCGGTAACCATGGTGAACGAGCTCTACGTCATCGGTATCCTCTTTCTGGGCGTGCTGTTGTTGCTGTACGCCATCGGCGTTCCGGTGGCGATCGCGATGGGAGCGACGTCGGTCGTCGTCATGCTATCGCCGTACGGTCCCGCCTTCAGCCTGGAGACGGTCGCCAACCCGTTGCTGTTCGGGCTGAACACGTTCTCGCTGCTCGCGATCCCGTTCTACCTGCTGCTCGGCCGACTGATGAACCGGATGGGGTTCACCGAGGAGCTGTTCGACTTCGCGAACGCGCTCGTCGGATGGCTCCGGGGCGGGATAGCGCAGGTGAACGTCGTCGCGAGTATGCTCTTCTCGGGGATGTCCGGGCTCGCGGTCGCGGACGCCTCGGGGCTCGGCCGTGTGGAGTTCACCGCGATGAAGAACTACGGCTACGACGACGACCTCTCGATCGGCGTCACCGGTAGCTCGTCGATCATCGGGCCGATCATTCCCCCGAGCGTTCCGGTGATCATCTACGGCGTGCTGGCCGAGGAGTCGATCGGCGCGCTCTTCCTCGCCGGTATCGTCCCGGGAGTCCTGCTCGGGATCGCGATCATGTGTCTCGTCTACGTCCTCGTCCGGATGCGGGGGATGGAGGCGACCGGCGGGCTCGACCTGGGCCGGATCGCCTCGACGTTCCTGAAGGCGCTTCCGGCGCTTCTCATCCCGATCATCATCATCGGTGGGATCCTCGGGGGCTTTTTCACCGCCACCGAGGCCGGCGCGGTCGCCGTGATCTACACGCTCGTCGTCGGCGGGATCTGGGGGGATATGACGCTCTACCAGTTCTACGAGGAGGTCCGTGACAGCACGATCGAGACGTTCGCACTCACGTTCATCATCGGTATCGCGGCGCTGTACGGACTGATCGCCCTCCGACTCCAGCTCCCACAGCTCCTGGTCGAGGCGATCACGGCGATCACGGAGGATACGACGATGATACTGCTGTTGATCGTCGTGTTGTTGCTGATCGTCGGGACGTTCATGGAGACGATCGCGGCGATCACGATCCTGGTTCCCGTGCTCATGCCGGTGATCAGTATCGCTGGTATCGACCCGATCCACTTCGGGATCGTCATGATCCTGACGCTGATGATCGGGCTGCTCACGCCCCCGTTCGGCATCATCCTGTTCGTCCTCGACAAGGTGACGCCAGTCGCGCTAGAGGACATCATGGTCTACGTTCTCCCGTTCTACATCCCTCTGATCGCGGTCCTCCTCCTGATCATCTTCTTCCCGGGTCTGGTGACGTACGTCCCCTACGAACTGATGAACTGACCGGGACCCACCCACAACGCCCTCGAATCGAGCGGTTTTCCGAGCCTCGTCCGGCCTGACCGGGTGCACCCTCGACGATCGTGGAAACGAGATCACCCCCTCGAAACGCAGGTCGACCGATCGGTGACGAATCAGTCGTTCGGGAACGGTGGGAGCCGGCCGTTCTCGAACGTCAGTTCCCGCGGTTCTCCGACGACGCGAAGGTCCTCTCGCTCCCTGGCGCGCTCGACGAGCGCCTCCGAGACGACGAGCCGTTTCAGGTTCATCGTGTCCCGGATCCGTGCGACGCGGACCGACTCCGGATCGACCACCCCGATCGTCGACAGCCCCGCGACGACGCCTGCCCGATCGGTCTCGACCACCGGCGGGGTTCGAACACCGCGGGGGGTGCTCGCGGTGAGGGCGTTGATCAGCGTCTTCGACGGGTCCATCGCCTCCAGGAGCTCCCCGTGGACGAAGTCGGCGAGCCCGAGCCCGACGGCGTTGCCGTGTGACGGATCGGTCAGCGACCGGGTGTAGATCCGTTTTATTTCCGGACGGTCGGGCGCGGGCTCGTTCAGGCCGTAGACCATCCGTCCGATGACGTTCGGGTCCATCCCGGGACCACTCACGTCCTTTCCCATCCGGTCGATCACGAGGAGGTCGAGCGTCTCGAACGGAATTCTCGGGAGGAGCTCGTAGGCGAGTTCGAGGAGTTCGGCCTCCCGGTCGAGGAACCCTTCGGGGGGGATCCCCTCGACGAGGGAGGGCTCGTCGTGCTGGTCCTCGACGACGGCGATCCCGCCCGCGATCGGGAGCCGCTCGAGCAGTAGCCCGGTGATCTCCGGGATCATGTTCCGAAAGCTCCAGTCGACCGCCCACGTGTGTGCCGTCTTCGCACCGGGCTGGTTCCCCATGCCGATGACGAGCATCTTCGAGAGCCCGCTCTCGACTGCCCCGCTGAAGTCGGTGTGGGGTTTGATTCGGTTGATCGGGACGATCGCGTCGGCGGCCACCGCGGCCGCGTCGGCGTAGACCGGGACGTCCCGTTCGGGGGTCCGTCCGATCTCCGTGACCTCCGTCGAGGACTCGATCCGACAGCCGATCGACCCCTCGGTCACCCCCAGCGCCGCCAGCTTCGCGCGCTGTCCGTCGGCGGTCGCACCCCCGTGGCTGCCCATCGCCGGGACGACGAAGGGGTCGTACCCACGGTCACGGAACGCGCGAACCGCCCCCTCGACGAGGGTCGGGAGCGCGTGTATCCCCCGGCTACCGACGCCGAGCGCGACGGTTCCGCCGTCCGGTATCGCATCGAGGGCCAGATCGGAGACCGCCAGATCGACGTGTCCTCCGATCTCGGGTCCGGGAATCGGGTTCGTCTCCCACAGCTGTTCGACGACCCCGAACCGGGGTATCGGGGTCTCTCCGCAGGCGTCGAGCACCGTCGACTCGGGAACGGTCAGTGGCGAGGACATCGGTATCACCTACCACGTATTCGAACTCGACGGTTAAGTGTATCGAGCGGGCGGGATCGATCGGTGGAGCGGCAACCGAGGGGATCGTCGTTCGTTCAGAGTTCGTTCACCGGGTTCCGCGGTTCCCCGCCTGTAAGCACCGCGAGGACGTCTTCGGTGACCGTCCGCCGGAGCGTCTCGATCGACTCCTCGGAGTACCACGCGACGTGTGGGGTGTAGACGATCCGCGGGTCGTCGAAGGGGGGCGTCGGCTCGGGCGGCTCCTCCGGCAACACGTCGAGGCCAGCGCCCGCGATCTCGCCCTCTTCGATCGCTCCGACGAGCGCGTCGACGTCGACGAGCCCGCCGCGGGCGGTGTTCACGAGGATCGCGTCCTCGCGCATCGCCTCGAACGCCCGTTCGTCGAACATCTCCCGGGTCTCGTCGGTGAGCGGCGCGTGGACCGAGACGTACTGCGAGCGCCCGAGCAGCCCCTCGAGGTCGACCT
This region of Halalkalicoccus sp. CGA53 genomic DNA includes:
- a CDS encoding 2Fe-2S iron-sulfur cluster binding domain-containing protein, giving the protein MPTVTFEGREVECAEGAVLRDVLIGSGASPHNGRTRYLNCHGMATCGTCAVEVEGAVSDRAGGEARRLSFPPHDTESGLRLSCQVRVEGDVTVRKYPGFWGQHTDREPR
- a CDS encoding nickel pincer cofactor-dependent isomerase, group 22 translates to MSSPLTVPESTVLDACGETPIPRFGVVEQLWETNPIPGPEIGGHVDLAVSDLALDAIPDGGTVALGVGSRGIHALPTLVEGAVRAFRDRGYDPFVVPAMGSHGGATADGQRAKLAALGVTEGSIGCRIESSTEVTEIGRTPERDVPVYADAAAVAADAIVPINRIKPHTDFSGAVESGLSKMLVIGMGNQPGAKTAHTWAVDWSFRNMIPEITGLLLERLPIAGGIAVVEDQHDEPSLVEGIPPEGFLDREAELLELAYELLPRIPFETLDLLVIDRMGKDVSGPGMDPNVIGRMVYGLNEPAPDRPEIKRIYTRSLTDPSHGNAVGLGLADFVHGELLEAMDPSKTLINALTASTPRGVRTPPVVETDRAGVVAGLSTIGVVDPESVRVARIRDTMNLKRLVVSEALVERAREREDLRVVGEPRELTFENGRLPPFPND
- a CDS encoding mandelate racemase/muconate lactonizing enzyme family protein; amino-acid sequence: MPRITDVRTGLYRLPNETALEDATQSFDGLELITVRLEDETGAHGTGFTYTIGSGGRTIRTFLGDVCTPIVLEGSAAPRALRGRLAANTTFVGREGISELALSAIDVAAWDLLGNRLGAPLYELLGGERREVPVYETDGGWLHFDVETLVRNAEEAVEEGFSGFKMKVGRGHGEDEERVRAVNEVLPDGVDLLIDANCSYRVDGARRLARRLADVDLGWFEEPLEKGDYAAYADLRRHVDVPIATGENLYNVTQFKGVVERGGADVLQPDVARVGGVTPWLAVAEVAEAWGLSLSPHYVEPVHVHLAVSSGNVPYVEHHSTVLDEVVRNPLTVRDGTFEPPAEPGHGIEFDGLDAYAIQR
- a CDS encoding heavy-metal-associated domain-containing protein; amino-acid sequence: MDTARAEFTVPGIESDEDAERLREGLREVEGVLSVEIDRESGETTVDYDAWRWPPAEGRDAGADQS
- a CDS encoding TRAP transporter substrate-binding protein, with product MTTPHRPDRRRFLRGASVVGIAGLVGCIGDDDEDDPADDTDDAEPVDDADDPDDDADDTDDAAEDLDDVSMEIGSTFEPGHITVECAEMFAERMDEESDGRFDVTVTPGGAYGAEDEIAELVAGGTLEGLTGGMLPYMMYAEENYPLVSPFLAEDWDHHQRIVESDIIQEGAIPQLIEEGNQRVLGQEVYRGVRHFTSNEPIYEPADVAGLDLRLPEIDAWVEVWTEIGASPTPVALDEMYSAVQTGVVDSTEGDVEQISAFNLDEVQDYLTLTGHRVETGILSFNEDFYQGLDETYQEMMEEVAWEVTEEAAQIAVDREDDLVDELGEEMEIIDEPDLDRDAFFDEAEPALERLFEERFEADLEEVRAL
- a CDS encoding mannonate dehydratase codes for the protein MKPALILPASPDERWTLAKQIGVTDAVVHTLEIGDGRRFWDYDSLLRMRNSFRNAGLEIAVIEGSVPITDTTRLGREGRDEEIEEFQQFLRDVGSLGVPVVCYDWMAGLRWARTSVDIRSRGDSLTTGYDHEQMQAGPADPIAPVSEETLWESLEYFLERVVPVAEEADVKLGLHPDDPPLPEVRGVGRIVRSVEAYDRVLELYPSEHNGITFCQGNFAAMGVDVPGAIRHFGDAINFVHFRDVEGTAEGFVETWHDDGPTDMLEAMRAYRDVGFEGPMRPDHVPTMATEENENPGYETLGRLFAVGYMTGLWESVGDD
- a CDS encoding TRAP transporter small permease, whose protein sequence is MEIDQSLDVKTDTRFDRAVLYTAMFFFSMTIVLVSVQVSLRYLPIQIGIGHWTEPLSRYMLIVGTFFGAAVAARNREHISMYFMLERVEARAPRLHAVLQLVVSVVVIGFLAIAVAAGITTATRNWGNYFGGVYIVTMGQMMALISTGLLLYLLYSLVEFRDRIRTAHERLVRGESPRTVGEASSEEGSGR
- a CDS encoding helix-turn-helix domain-containing protein produces the protein MTGLDDVPDDLLRSALSRTKEAKAAKRLMIALAVKDGESVSTLSRRYGIPQSTIYYWLSRFEDRSFTEALADEPRPGRPRKLEDDERARLAADLESSPTEFGYEAAEWSPALVRDHVEEGYGVEYSLGHVRRILREGLE
- a CDS encoding TRAP transporter large permease, yielding MNELYVIGILFLGVLLLLYAIGVPVAIAMGATSVVVMLSPYGPAFSLETVANPLLFGLNTFSLLAIPFYLLLGRLMNRMGFTEELFDFANALVGWLRGGIAQVNVVASMLFSGMSGLAVADASGLGRVEFTAMKNYGYDDDLSIGVTGSSSIIGPIIPPSVPVIIYGVLAEESIGALFLAGIVPGVLLGIAIMCLVYVLVRMRGMEATGGLDLGRIASTFLKALPALLIPIIIIGGILGGFFTATEAGAVAVIYTLVVGGIWGDMTLYQFYEEVRDSTIETFALTFIIGIAALYGLIALRLQLPQLLVEAITAITEDTTMILLLIVVLLLIVGTFMETIAAITILVPVLMPVISIAGIDPIHFGIVMILTLMIGLLTPPFGIILFVLDKVTPVALEDIMVYVLPFYIPLIAVLLLIIFFPGLVTYVPYELMN
- a CDS encoding iron-containing alcohol dehydrogenase family protein; this encodes MSDGLTSLTEPYSIRSPNRVSYGFGTVSEIGAYAEEHGLKSALVVTDADIVAAGVIDPVVDALEGAGVSVDLFEGVKPEPKLSMVADGVERLREGSYEFVVGVGGGSALDTAKLASIVAEHDVEPADTLGMGNVPGPGLPLGLVPTTAGTGSEVTHIGVFSDDDGMKRVVYDDHLFADVVAVDPALTASLPKRVAAATGLDALTHAIESYTSVLRTPYTDVLARNAIERIGANLGEAVHQGEHNDRARYEMLLASTIAGQAFVNSGLGAVHALTYPIGIEYGVGHGEANAMLLPHVMAYNVPAEPERYAEVGDLLVPEATGSTRERAEAGVDAVFSLTEDVGIPTSIGHLGEIDRETVERFTDVAFEYSRHNIDRNPRSLDREDVIEIYRSAR
- a CDS encoding serine hydrolase domain-containing protein, coding for MLESDESGTDWTVPDPESVGLDPEALAEAVAYAKAHETPPEQVAYDFSNTHPWEGDGPLGGALGAMPDRRGGPAGVVLFRGTPVVEWGDTRRVDHTFSVAKTFLSLLAGLAWDRGLIEELSDPVSEYVDDGGFDTEQNRTITWEHLLHGTSEWEGTLFDRPDSVDRNRPVGREADELGDRGERSLREPGTYWEYNDVRINRLALSLLRLWEKPLPRVLAHELMDPIGATRWEWHGYYNSHVMVNGTRMRSVSGGGHWGGGLWIAARDLARVGQLLLDRGEWDGNRLLSPSYIDWMTEPCPIESGYGGLVWLNTQNRWESVPESSYAALGYGRNVLWIDPEHELVAVARWLESDDERSHVDGFLRRLLEAV